The Breoghania sp. L-A4 sequence TTCCCGGGGTGCGCGAGGCCAGCCAGGCGGTCAGGGCGCCGATGACTCCGCCGCCAACCACGGCAATGTGATCGCCCGGCGCTAGTCCGCCGTCCCACAGGGCATTAAGTGCGGTTTCCATGTTTGCACTGAGAACCGCCCGTTTTGACGGGATGTGATCCGGCACGATATGTGCTGCGTCTGCGGGGATATCGAACAGGGTCTGATGGGGATGCAGCACGAACACAGTTTGGCCGGGCAGCAAAGCGCCGGCGTCGGGGCCGGCGGCAATCCGGCCGACGCAGGCGTAGCCGTATTTCACCGGGAAGGGGAAGTCGCCGGCCTGGAACGGCGCGCGCATGCGCTGGAATTCGCTCGCCGGCACATGGCCGTTGAAGACCAGGCTTTCCGTGCCCCGGCTGATGCCGCTGTACAGCGCCTCGACGCGCAGATGCCCAGGCGCCAGCGGCCCCAGCGTCTCATGGCGTATTGCGGCGCACCCGGCGCCGGTGTACCACAGCGCATCCGCGCCGGATGCCTCATCACTGCCATTGCCTGTCGTCACACCTTTGCCGCCTTCCCGTTCTCTGACTCCCTCGCCGAGCCTGTTCGGCAGAGCGGCGTCAGGGCGTTTTCAGTCGTGGTCCGAGGGACCCGCACAGTTCCGGTTATTGTATGAAGTATCAAGCCATTCCCGATAGCACCATTGCACGCGTCCTTGTCAATTTGCCGGTCGCGCGCCGCAGACACCTGTTCGCGGGGCTCGTGGCCGGATGCGTCGCGGGGCTCGCGGCCCTGATGGCCTACACCCTGTCACCCGGCGGGCTCACGGGCGCCGAGGCCGTCATGCTGGCGCTCTTCATCATAACCCTTCCGTGGATGGTCATCGGTTTCTGGAACGCCCTGCTGGGGCTCGTGCTGCTGCGCGCGACGCGCAATGCGGCGGAAGCCGTCAACCCGGCGCTGGCCCGGGTGCTGCCGGTGGCGGAGATCACCACACGCACCGCGATCCTGAGCTGCATCCGCAACGAGGACACCGCCCGCATCCACCGCAATCTCGAGGCGATGCTGGAGGGGCTGGCGCGCGCCGGGCACGAGGGAGCATTCGCGCTCTACGTTCTCAGCGACACCTCGTGGGACGACGTCGCCTTGGCGGAAGAGGCGATGGTCGCGGATCTCAAGGCGCGCTGGGGCGGCGCCTTCGAGATTACCTACCGCCGGCGGACGGAAAACACCGGTTTCAAGGCCGGCAACATCCGCGACTTCTGCGAGCGCTGGGGCGATGCCCACGATTATGCGCTGGTGCTGGATGCCGACAGCTTCATGACCGCGCGCGCCATCGCCAGGCTGGTGCGGCTGATGCAGAGCGACGCCAATCTCGGCATTGCCCAGAGTCTCGTCGTCGGGCTGCCGACGATCAGCGCCTTCGCCCGCGTCTTCCAGTTCGGCATGCGGATGGGCATGCGCTCTTACACGCTGGGCAGCGCCTGGTGGCAGGCGGACTGCGGTCCCTACTGGGGGCACAACGCGCTGATCCGGCTGAAGCCCTTCATCACACAGTGCGCGCTGCCCGACATCCCCGGCAAGGGCGCACTCTCGGGCCCGATCCTCAGCCACGATCAGGTGGAAGCGGTGATGATGCGCCGCGCCGGTTTCGAGGTGCGGGTGGTGCCCGAGGAGGACGGCAGCTTCGAGGAGAACCCGCCGGATCTTCTGGAGTTCATCCGCCGCGATCTGCGCTGGTGCCAGGGCAACATGCAGTACTGGCGGCTGCTGGCCATGCCGGGGCTCAAGCCCGTTGGCCGGATGCAACTGGCGCTGGCGATCTTGATGTTTCTCGGCTCGCCCGCCTGGGTCGGCTTCATGACGCTGAGCGCCGGCATCATGGTGCTGGCGGACAAGCCGCTGGAGACGTTCGACACGTCGCGCGGTCTGGTGCTGTTCTCCATCGTCATGAGCATGGTGTTCGCGCCGAAGATCGCCACCATCACCCATATCCTGGCCGACAGGACGGCGCGCGTATCCTACGGCGGCGCGGCCCGTGTTCTGCTGAGTTCTCTGGGAGAGGTCGTCTTCTCGATGCTG is a genomic window containing:
- the mdoH gene encoding glucans biosynthesis glucosyltransferase MdoH — translated: MKYQAIPDSTIARVLVNLPVARRRHLFAGLVAGCVAGLAALMAYTLSPGGLTGAEAVMLALFIITLPWMVIGFWNALLGLVLLRATRNAAEAVNPALARVLPVAEITTRTAILSCIRNEDTARIHRNLEAMLEGLARAGHEGAFALYVLSDTSWDDVALAEEAMVADLKARWGGAFEITYRRRTENTGFKAGNIRDFCERWGDAHDYALVLDADSFMTARAIARLVRLMQSDANLGIAQSLVVGLPTISAFARVFQFGMRMGMRSYTLGSAWWQADCGPYWGHNALIRLKPFITQCALPDIPGKGALSGPILSHDQVEAVMMRRAGFEVRVVPEEDGSFEENPPDLLEFIRRDLRWCQGNMQYWRLLAMPGLKPVGRMQLALAILMFLGSPAWVGFMTLSAGIMVLADKPLETFDTSRGLVLFSIVMSMVFAPKIATITHILADRTARVSYGGAARVLLSSLGEVVFSMLLAPVMAIAHTVFLAGLPFGRKIGWSAQARDAHAVSMTHAARRLWPQALFGGIGVVWFAAHAMPALLPALPVIIGPLIAVPFAVITANGAVGRAFLACGLWRLPEETAPPMELQALHLDALPPRLRDEALDGIPELAEPVPVKAG
- a CDS encoding zinc-binding alcohol dehydrogenase — protein: MTTGNGSDEASGADALWYTGAGCAAIRHETLGPLAPGHLRVEALYSGISRGTESLVFNGHVPASEFQRMRAPFQAGDFPFPVKYGYACVGRIAAGPDAGALLPGQTVFVLHPHQTLFDIPADAAHIVPDHIPSKRAVLSANMETALNALWDGGLAPGDHIAVVGGGVIGALTAWLASRTPGTRVTLIDKNPEKARIARKLGLAFAEPENTRGDNDLVIHASASEAGLETAIGLCGMEATLVEMSWYGERRVTIGLGGAFHARRLRLISSQVGQIPPARRPRWDHARRLATAIRLLDDPCLDALLEEPVAFADLPHCLPRVLAPDAATLCQVVRYPAAAPVACDIS